aattcttggtatataagcgtttttagcataaaacattggctactatgattacaaacgggaaggcatatattttggatattttcattttgctcgctcaaaaacgatatttgttaataacatttcatgaaaaaacatgagattttctcacaatgtgacgtaaacgacatatttataagtactgctatgtgctcttctcgatatgaacaaataaagctccaatgggtaactttttttgaaaaaataagtttttataaatgaatttgtttcattcgaatgtacatacatcaaaaaaatcacgttcacagcttggagatatgaactttaataaaattaattttgatttatgattattagtcgtttacgtcacattgtgagaaaatctcatgttttttcatgaaatgttatcaacaaatatcgtttttgagcgagcaaaatgaaaatatccaaaatatatgccttcccgtttgtaatcatagtagccaatgttttatgctaaaaacgcttatataccaatgaattttgaaaattcgacactttttgttcactaaaatgcaaatatctcggctttgcgtggacataaattgaatgttaaaaaaagcaaaatgatctccgtaaaatttcatataagctgaatgcatcagttttggctgcaaaattttttggctcgttttggggagtgatttttgaaattttttagcaaaaaaatacaaatttttctccctaaaacgccctgccacgcccaaacacaagcttttatggattttttttcgctacaggaatttgttcaggggacattaaactataacttgaagcccaaggcgaccaaatttgaatgactttagtactattgttacgcgcatttctgaaaaatactcgaaaaatgcacttttttcattcaagctccgcgcgcgagttgtaaaccatttttgggaattttttgttgtatgaaaacattgttcctgacatcctaatctatcattctaggggtgagcaccgaagaattgacaacttttcatttttttgggacggcctactaCACACCCACTGGTTACAAGATGAGGGATAGATTAGTTACCAATTATAGAGGTGGAACAATAACAAATCGTAGTTTATACCAATCAAACTAATTGCAGTCTCAGTATAAAATTTGGATACCTGGAAGATATTAGCATTTGCGAATCAGTATAGTGTCAACATTTGATAAAGATAAACAATACAATTACTTTTCATAATAAGATTTAAGCTTTTGAAAACAAGGACTATTAATACCGATTGAAGGATTAAATCCAAACGTTATCcaaataacaacatattttttcaactcaCAGAACAAAATCGTACCAGAACGAGTTCAAAACTTAGCTCAAATCCTGCCCACAATGAACATTGTGACAGTAACAACCATCGTCAACATTTGCATGGTGTCGGCCTTTAACTTGCTGCCCATCGCGGAAATGATCGTCCAGGGCGCTCAAACGGGAACGTGGCACCAGGAGCTACCATATCAGATTTGGTTCCCGTGGGATTCGCTGACCGGATGGTCCTACCCACTTATGTACGCGTTTCAGATCTACTCTGGGCTCATCGTCGTCATTGGGAATGTGGTAAGATAGTTTGAGAgtttgatttttgaagtttcatcCTACGTCTAATTTTTAGGGTTTCGattgcattttttgtttgattgcgGCACATCTTACGTTGCAGTTTACCTTTTTGAACAAATCTATTGAACGGCTTCATGGTGACAATAAACTAACagttaacaaatcaacttcaaAGAATTTGGATGTCGAGAGGtttaaaagtgacttttttaagTTAATTGAGTTGCATCAAAAATTGTTAGACTATAAAGCACTGCTGGAAAGCATCTTCAGTTTAACGTTTTTCGTAACATTTTCTGGAGCTACGGTTATTATATGTCTACAGGGAATCATGATAAcggtaaatattttaagtacgGTCAAGGTGACtgcttttcattaaaataaaaaataaatcaaattctaAAGACTGAATCTTTCAGACCGCTTCCGGATATGTGGTGGCCAAATACTTTATGTTCTTCATTTGCATTTTGCTGGAGATTTACTTTTTGTGCAATTACGGTCATGATTTGTTTCAAAGTGtatgttattttgattttagttCTCAACCAtacattaaatataaaaattgcagaatttgaacATTGGAACCACTGCTTTTCATGGCTGCAAACCAGGTGTCAACAGTGGCGGTATCAACAATGAAATTGGAAAATGTCTAGTGTTGATCATTATGAGAACTCAGAAGCCATTCCAGCTGACAGCTTGGAAGTTTTGGCCCCTCAATATTACTTCATTTAGCAAAGTAACACTGAATAAAAATATGCACTTTAAATACTGTTTACACATGTCTACTTTCAGATCATCAACGCATCGTGGTCATATTTTTCACTTTTGAATgcacttttgaaaaagtgaaaattacgaaatttgATAGCAGAAAATTCGcttcaatcaaaattatgtgGATGCTCTCCCGTTGatgaataataaaatgcttcAAGGAATCATTTCAACATCCCAGTTCTACGACCTCGACCTACACTCTCATCAGCCTTTCGTTGGCAACTCATCAGGCAACGACTCATAAATAACCCAAATTCCATATGAACACCTCATCATAAATACATAATTAAACCGGTAGAAAGCATATTTCCAGCAACTCCGTGTATGTGTTTCCATTCTCTAATGTTAAAGGTTCCTGGCGTCCACAGCTATAAGTCGAAAAGCATGGGAAAAATAGTGCCTTTACACGTGCTCCACATTTATGTACTCAAACTAATAGCATGTAGGTCCCATTTCGAGAAAAACTCTATCATCAAAGTTTTGCCCTGTAATTCAGCGACATTTGGGGCAACATGTATAGTCACAATTGCCCGGAAAGGATTCCTTGCGCGGTCCCCATTCGCCCCAATTCACGGTACGTCGCAACCCAGCGTTGGTCGTTGGTCTTCCTGTCAGCGTCGTTGTCGCGCCCGAAGCGCTCATTTCGCTTCTATGCTCGCACAGTAATGACCGTCATTGATCCGGGCCCTTGGGGTTCGATGTGACTCCCACAGGCAATATAATAAGTTTATTGTTATGAAAAATTATCTGTTTTCTTGGTGAATGTACAAATATAAAAAGGATAATTAAGGGTGCAAGGCAATCAAAGACGTTGTTGTCCTCCTATTCCATAatcccaatcctgcaacaatctagTTGTATACAGTACTTTGGGGGATGAAtccaaaattatatcgatagttacTGTAGTtttcaaaacactaaaacaTTTAACTCCGACTCCCAGGCAAAGCCATCACagctttcaaatttcaatttcccTTTGAGTTTAGGCTTCGAGATTTTCTCTGGTCCCTAATGGGCAGAATCGAATACCTGCAGCTTCTAGTTCTAGCAGATTTGAACCTATATGGGCACATTTgtttttagcatgttttttatattttagtttgACGGTACCAAGATATTCTGATAGAGACTAaggaaaaaactaacttaatccacttacgtggttggtgccttcctcactcttttcaaACAGTGGGTGACATGATGGTACTCACacatttggacacaaatttcctCTAATTTCCTTCCAATccaagatccggaataaaaaagtacacaattACAGTACTTGTTTGGTAACTGGGcgctgtttaactgggctgctttttaactgggcgctcgataactggcccgtagcccagttaaaaagcagacaaacgtcaaaaaaccaaaacaaaccgaatttACCGAGGAATCAAGAATTATGCtcgtttaataaaaaaacttttttcaaactttcatttaatttcaagtcacaataaAAGCAATATGAAAAGTAATCTATGTA
This is a stretch of genomic DNA from Culex pipiens pallens isolate TS chromosome 1, TS_CPP_V2, whole genome shotgun sequence. It encodes these proteins:
- the LOC120422025 gene encoding odorant receptor 4-like, whose protein sequence is MNIVTVTTIVNICMVSAFNLLPIAEMIVQGAQTGTWHQELPYQIWFPWDSLTGWSYPLMYAFQIYSGLIVVIGNVNLNIGTTAFHGCKPGVNSGGINNEIGKCLVLIIMRTQKPFQLTAWKFWPLNITSFSKIINASWSYFSLLNALLKK